Below is a genomic region from Thunnus thynnus chromosome 22, fThuThy2.1, whole genome shotgun sequence.
CACATGCAGGATGAActaaatgttttctgtcatcAGATACTGATGTGTTTAAAGCAAAGAGAAGATGGACTGTTTTAAGATATTATATCAAAGTGCTTTTATTTAGACTTAGACTGAAGACGTCTAATCTGTCTCACATTATTAAATTGGATCTATACACAGAATTCTGTATGTTGCACTTTTCTGCACAATGTTCAGTACATTCAACTCATTTACAGACATGTTTCTACAAAGAAACTTACTTTTTTCTACAAGCTCATTTACAGCGGTTTATGGTTTGGTTATGGAGTTTTACACTGAACGACACTGAAATATCGACAGGACGACATGATGATGAAAcaatcaacaaacaaaacctcATGCAGCCCAAATATCTGCAGCCAAAGCTGGTTCAGAAAgagcttttatttttcaaagaacattttaaaaaaaccaacatttacAGCTGAGTTTTAGCGCTGATATGGATGCATCTGCAAATTTATATTTCAATTGTTTTTCGACAACATGTGTTTTGATGACAACATGTGTTAGATGATGAACTTTGTGTCTTTGGTAATGTGAGATATTAACAGAGATACATATTGTGCTGTGTACAAAACATAGTTATTAGTTGAcaacataatattttttgttgttatttttttattaaaattaatcGAATCAATCTTTTCCAGTCTCAGTCAATACAACCTCTTCAAACTGTGCTGCAGCAAGATGACTCACCAACTAGAGTCCACATATCTCCTGTTTTAGCATCTCGACACTGGTTCCCTGTATgtttttgaattgattttaatatttcaatgaTTACTcgttctgtttcctcttttgaatctctttaaaaacacttttttagaatcattttctgttgaatCAGTTTATTCTTTATGTTTTCACTCTGTGTTTCAGTAGTTCATGCATTAACAACACTTGTAATTATTACTGTATCAACTCTGTATCAACTTTTATATGATATTTTTATGgtaatttctcttcttgtctttgtaaagcactttgtaacttgtttttgaaaagtgttacataaatacagttgttatttattactatttttaatCTCGTtgcaaaatgttctgttttaattagttattattattgtatctgttatgattattatgatttattattattgttgttgttgttgttgttgttgttgttagtaatattatcattattgtgcCGAAAAAGTATCTGGGTCTCAGAGTCGTAACAGCTCCAGTTCCCAAACTTGGCAGACTGGTTGGAAATCTCACCCACTactcagaaaaaacaaattatgcTGATTGGCCAGATGATgaattcataattatttttgtgGATTCCAGGGTCCAGGGCCAACACTCGGTAGGGGCCCTGCTGGGTCCGCAGGCGAAGCAGGAATAGGAGAGTTTAACTCTCTCAGCTTCTtctattcattctctatggtagtgtTTATCACTGTGGGTGTAATCCCCGCTCCGACCACTATGTGgcttgcaatggcagagtggtgctgtctgtatttctgcttgttGACTCTGCGGGAAGTGAAAACCGCAGAAGCAGTGATTCAAAGTTTATGACTAACTTCGCTGAAAACtttatccaaaatatgagatattcacgtctttttatgtttgtggtgaatgaaactaTCCAAACTCACTTTTCTATGTGTTGAGTGGGACATAAACACTGATAAGGACTAAGTGGTTGGCAGGTTTGCcaccatgaaggagaggaggatgaagttttaaaaggGACCGTGAAATGTACAAAGTTTGTTAAACtgttcagattattttcttcCATGGAGGATGGAGAAATACACAAATGGACTAACGTTACACCACATGCTGtcctcagtgctgaaacatttggcaacctgttttctattttgttcttcagaacaaGATTGTCTCAACGCGGCTTCACCCAATGCTTTTGTAGACATAGGCTTGCATGGCTCAATAACAATCGGTGATTATGGAGAGGATATATCAGCTATTGTACAgttatgaattttaaaatgactgttttagAAAGGCCCCTTAAGAATGCTCCGCCCCTACGTGTATCAGTTGACCCGCTCCAACCCCACCACCAAACCTGTGTTTGggtgctgacacacacacacacacacacacacacacacacacacacacacagaggtttaCAACAGACTCTTTGGATGATCATTTAAATATCAGCTTTTCCTACTAATTGTCCTCAATTGTACTGAGAAAACcaaatattcaaaacatttttcatgtgcaAATTACAggatatgttatatatatatattactggaTATGAGACCATATGCTTATGACAGCGGATCAGCAGGTAGAGCTCCTGTACAATTCCATCAGGGCATCAAGTAGATATTACATTTTGAATACACAATGCTATGTTATAACTAAGAGGGACAAGGGAAATTTTTATTAGATGACACCATACAGAACTATTACGTAACTACATGTGCAAATTACAGGCGGGTGGAACAACAGCCTGagtttggttcagtttcagAGCATTTTCTGCCGTCTAATGGTCCACTGTCAAGTTTCTCTGGGGGAACACTGGAAACTCAACAGGCCAAGATGAGACGTCTCCTTGTCTGTTGTGGACATGTAATCCGTAGTACCGCTGATGACTGTGACACCGTCTCCTCTCCATTTGAGGACGTCTGTAGTGTGATACTGGACCACAGTTGCCTGCCAACTCACTTCAGGGGTCTGACGGAGAATGCACTGGTGTATGTAGGAGGGTTTGTTGTTTGACAGGTGATGAAGCAGCTTTCATGCAATGTGTGCAGAAACAGTTTGGTGTCTGATGTTGTACCAGCATCATTTTCTGAACGTTACCACCTAGCCACCTACCTTGAAGAACAATGGAGGCCTGATGATTCCATCTGTAGGTATTATCAAGGAGATCTGCTCAGCAGAGCACTTCATTcaacaaaccacaaacatttcatCAGCAGCTCATCAGTGCAGCGTTTCTCTTGTCAGTCACATGATGGTCCAACGTAGGTTCAGAGGATGTGTTCAATCTTGGTGACCATATTATTGAAACTCAGGACGACTTGGATAATCATCACTTTTGCATCCACTCATTAGTTGTCAGCAACTTCCACAAGTTGAAGCAGTACCACATTTCCAAACTTCACACTGCAATTACAAAGTGGCAGCTTGAGAAAGACGCTTTGTAAAACTGTTTCAAGGACATTAATCCTTAGAACAAAAGGTGTTCACATGTTGCTGAGAAgtgtgagatagagagaaaCTGAGTTTGTCCAAGACAGTGAACAACTTTGACTCTTACCTAGTTGCTCTTGAGCTCAATTATTTAGTGTTTACAtatgactgtactgtatatctgaagATTGGTCTTGACGCACTACATCGTAtgcagtagggatgtgcagagagcccagtatatgtatttatatctatatttgttgaggcagcaaaattctttatatttgtattcaaataaaagtggaaaagttTTTCTTACgcttttaattaattaataatttaattttaaaatagaaGTACAAACTTGTTTTCAGGACTACAACTTGTCGTTTTATTTTCGGCATTTGAGGTTCAGCTTATGTTGACATTAATATTTCatactattatatatattatatatagattatattttgtacattaacATGACTTACAGACTTGTTAGACACATTTATTAACAGCAACTCCAGTGTCTAATGTTCTTTAATTCATGAGGTTTTGCTGTTAAACACTTTACATAAGTGTTGAACTTTACTCTGATGTTTAatataaagaatatatatattaaacttaTTTCACTATAGTTTTCTCTTTAGCTTTATCTCCAATATAACTGAATAGGTCCTCCTTCCATTTGTTGTTATATGAAATATCAGACATGAGTTGCAGTAGCAGTATCATTACTATGAATATTAGTATTAAAAGTGTTGAACTAGCAGCAGTTCTAGTAGCTCTAGAAGCAGTACTGCATCAGTCACAGTACTTGCAGTAATAATAAGAATATATTCTTCTTTTCCAGAGAGCGATCCAGCTGCAGTGCACTCAGCAGACGTCATTTATGGACAAATATTCATCAGAACTGAGTGAATTTGCTGCAGTGTGGGAATTTGATGAATACGATGTATTTATTCACTATTTGATTGACAGAAGTGGTGCGTTTGGCTTGGACTTGGATTCCAGTGAACACAGTGGGCTTGTGGGCTGGTCTGTGTTCAAAGTCACTCCCTGATTCACTCATTCACCACTCAGAACATAACATGCACTCAGTAGTTTATAGTTTGCAGTGAACTGAGACTGAGACAGTCATTAATAACTGTTGAAATTGTCACATTAAAATCAACATttgcatttcagtgttgtccagCAGAGTGCAGCATACACCTTCTAGTTTTCatgaggagctgcaggagagctttgtcttttttttgagAGGCAGATGCATCATCAAggccaaaataaaacatatataatcaGAGCTTATGGGTGCTGAGACCATGCCCCTAGGAACAGCGAAATGACTCAAAGTCTAAAGGAgccacatgattaaattatttcatcTCATTCATGCAATCAAGTAGCCAACTGGAAGTCTGCCGGCTCGGCCTGTGAAGGTCTAAGACACACTAGAGAAGGTCTCTCTGAAAGTCCAAACAGAGCATAGGAGTGACATTAAACGACAAAGAAACAGAGAAGTTAGAAGTTACAAAagcacagagagacatttagaAACACAACTTCACCTGAGaacacttaattttattttttattttttcctgaacattttctgagtaatttgcaggtatttaatggctcagttttaggacattttacacaaAGGTGGTGTTATTGGTACAAATGATAAGAAAATGCAGAAAGGTGTTTAGTTAGGAAGCACCCCTCATTACATTTTGGTTGATACGTAGTTGTATAATAGATtcttaacaattctttaactgacagaaaatatgtagttttctgtttgtagttttgtgtgtcaaacgaTAAATTACCATATTAGGTTGTTAACCGAAAACACTACAAAGAGTGAGCGTCTGTTGCCAACCTGTCTTCTCAAGACTTTATTTTATGGATCTCCTCATTTCCTAAAATTAGCTGCTGTGTGAATGTTCATTaggacatttatttaaaaaggttATGCAGTTTGGTAGCATGCAGGAAATGTGCTCATTGAAGAGTTTATAATAcataatatgttaatatgtagtttgacacaaaaacaagtattttctgtcaattaaagAATCAGAATGTGATCCATTTGGTCGAATAACATTAGGAAAGTCTAAAAGAGTTGCAtgattatataatattattacatCTCATTCAAGCAATCAAGTAGCCAACTGGAAGTCTACCAGCTCGGCCAGCGAAGGTCTCAGACAAACTGGAGAAGGACTCTAGCATGCTCTATGGGTTAACATCTGGACATCTCTTAAGCTccagatgaaataaaaacacttgtTTTCACCTGAAACTTCATAACTCTTCCTAAATTGAGCCAGAATATACAAAAGTGGAAATATTTCAACGGTTACACTTAAAATGTTCTTCACATTCAATaatagagaaaaaagagaaacatgctGCAGTCACATCTTTATCAACTAAAGTATTAGTTGATAATGATGTTTAGACATTTACAGCACTTCAAGGTTCAGGAAAGATGttggttaaatattaaaaagtaaacaCTGACTTCACTGGCATTCATGTGGTGTCGGAGTAATTGGAAGAATGAGTTTCCGACTGGGAAAACTCAAAACCCCTCAAGTTGAAACAACAACTCAGAAAGTCAGTGGAAAGTTTGGTACACAACTTGCTGAAAGTTTGTCTACGCAGAAACATGATGGATGAAAGTAAATGTTTGGTTGATAGCAAGAAACTTTTACTAATTCACATATTTCACATCAATTTTTTGCTCACGTGTAACTTGTAATATGGTTTTAGGTTGTAACTGTGTCCATGTAAAGTTATGTATTAGCATTAATGCTGATAACAAGTCAGCATTAATGGTTTGATTTAGTGCTTTTAGGGAACGTACTGGTGCAGCAACAAATCTGGGACAAAATTCAACACATCTTCTTAGTAACGTCCATGTTGTTTCCACATTACGACTTAAAAGCTCATAAACGCACTGAAGTGAAAGAACGACTTCATCCGAGGAGCACATGAACGCAGCAACAAAAGTGTCAGGTGTCAAAGTCATGTGACTTGTTGTGACAAATCACTCCCCCAGGACTGCCTCCTCCTGCTTATGACATTTCACCTCCTCTGAACTGTGAGTCGGAGGGATCAAcaaagttttctctttttttatctgGTTGACATTCATGTGCTGCTGAGTCCTCTGAAccgtaacacacacacacacacacacacacacacacacacacacacacacacacacagaaagataaAAAGTGTCCTTTCAGCAGagttgtttcattttgatgatGGAGACTTTTGCATATTATAAAActtaacactgaaaacaaagttttgcaGGTAATTGATCAGATAAGAACACATTAccagatggtggcgctagatgaactctgcactgtgtgttttattaaaccTGCACAGCTGACGAGTATCAACAGGTTCAACAGCTCAGCTTCAGGTAGACAACTAAACAGGAAGTCTGGttataaacataaatgaatatataacaTGAATCCAGCTCATCTACATTATGAACAAAATCTTTatcaaaacaggaaacatgttaaaaagtaTAGatatttaataatgaaaaattaaatgtcaacaaatacacagtgcagtaaatatattatatgttacaAGTTCAGAATGAAGCTCTGGGTACAAACTGatgcaacacatttattcacaggGGTTaactgtgaataaatgtgttgtgcaaaactgtgcaaaacatatttaaaatagttGTCAGCATGTTATTCATATCATTGTAGTGTTAACTCAGCTTGCATCAGCTCTATTATCTCTGAACTGTGAACTTTAATAACTTTAGCTTACAGTCCTGCTTTAAAGTTCTCAATGAACTTCACTTACTTCAAACATCCCATAAACAACACTACAAATACCTGCATCTGCACCTGAACATTTCCTACACAATACAGAAACAACAGATCATACACATTGAAAACATCACGTTATAACAGTGTTTACAGTATAAACTACTGTAGACAGTCTAACATTGGctggaaaacacaataaaactcaCTTTCCAGTCTGCATCTCTACAGACTCACAGCAATAATCTCACTCTTACACACTCTgaacacaaataacattacttacacaacacagtaaaatgctattaaataaaactgaagtgaaaatgaaataaactagTTTTTATCACTTGCATTAGTagaatagttgcagctctaattatgaagggatcctctaatgctcagtatgaacaggaggaatgattacagcaagaaaaacatgtttactgaTGAAAGTCCGACCTTTTAGACCTGGTTCCAGTTCAGAACATGTTACTGCTGTAAAAGCTGCAGGACACAAAGATTCAGGAGTTCAGAGATCTGAGACCTTTCAGACCTGCTGGGGGACAGCTGCTCTATGATAAACAGGTCGGTCAGGACGTTGTCTACGTTGTCtataaatcacaaaacaaataacagcaacaacaagcacagcaacaacaggcAGACCAACTATCAGTCCATGATTTCgttcctccttctttccttcatccTTGTCTCCTTCATCCTTGTCTCCTTCAGTCCAGGTGTTTCCAGCTGTGTGACCTGCAGAGCAGAAACAGGTGTGAGGTATCAGCTGTCAGGTAGGTGATGACTCACCTCTACAAACTCTACAAACTCACCTGAGTCAGTAACATTCAGATTGATGGTGGTCATGAGCTCCTGTCCTTTGCTTTTCACAGAAACACGACACTCGTATGTTCCAGTGTCGTTGATGTTGACGTTCTTCAGAATCACAGAAACGTCTCCGTCCTTCATCTCTGGATCTCTCAGCTGCACTCGACCACGAAAAGATGGATGCTGGAAGGTTTCATATAGTCGGTTCTCTCTGAAGAAGAAGACGTAATCATCTGTCTTCAGGTCAGGTTTTCTCCATGCTAACAGTGTGACGGCTTCACCTTTGGGACTCAGACACTGAAGAGTGACATCATCTCCAGGCTTTACTGTTATCTCTGCAAgatttcaacaaaaacagaaaattcacagaaaagcaggaaataaaaGTTAGTGATACaactctctgtctgtgtgtgtgtgtatatatatacatacaaatatatatatatatatatatatatgtgtgtgtgtgtgtgtgtgtgtgtgtgtgtgtaaagaaaaTCTTTACTTAATAGGATAACTTTCATATAATAAtgatgttataataataattgaaatgATTTCAGTTGGTTTCAGTGAATGTGATGAAATATGGTGTTTGAGGAGAACATCATTTATTACATGATTAATTATTACATGTTTAATGTAACATAATACATGTTGTTCCTTCATATGAAAGTCTGTCATGTTTCTGTCGAtgcaataaaaggaaaaaaagaggaaatgtgtCACAACTCTTTATCCTGACAGttataaacaaacaacacaattagataataaatcattataaatgatataagatataaaaactataaaaataattaatgagtTCATATCTGAGTAGATTTGAACcatattttcagtttgattttaaaatgctggATGCAGCACAGGGAGAGGTTTCCAAATATCTACTGCTCTCTAAAACAGTTGAGTTTAACAAAGTGGCTTAAAGGAGGAAAAGCTGCTCCATGAATCTGAGACACAAGTACCATCTAAAactaatcaataactgatatctaTCAATGATATGATGGAGAGATGGGGTTGGGAGCAATTTGTAACACAACGACTAGagtttaatataaaacatgaacaaccACTGCtattaatatatacagtatgtacatgtatatacttatatttttaattaagttACTATCAACAATAAATTGACAAATCATTACTGGTTATATTTTATGacataaatattgtttaaa
It encodes:
- the LOC137175211 gene encoding coxsackievirus and adenovirus receptor homolog, yielding MEEEKKRKMPTLTFSLCLLACFLSFTVSTEITVKPGDDVTLQCLSPKGEAVTLLAWRKPDLKTDDYVFFFRENRLYETFQHPSFRGRVQLRDPEMKDGDVSVILKNVNINDTGTYECRVSVKSKGQELMTTINLNVTDSGHTAGNTWTEGDKDEGDKDEGKKEERNHGLIVGLPVVAVLVVAVICFVIYRQRRQRPDRPVYHRAAVPQQV